The Marinoscillum sp. 108 genome has a segment encoding these proteins:
- the trkA gene encoding Trk system potassium transporter TrkA codes for MRIIIAGAGDLGFHLARLLAYEEQDIILIDQDNAVLEHASNHLDVHTIRGSSTSISILEEANVSKADLLIAVTSIEETNLTTAIIGKALGAKRTVARISNIEFLHQREKLDLKTIGIDEIISPESLAAKEIKRLLKQSALTDTFEFEKGMLSLIGITVDEKSELLDKTLTETAYLNPDHNFTTVAILRENQTIIPHGENKFQINDHAYFITEPSGTDRVMALAGKEQIEIKNIMILGGSKVGINTAKQLSKKYNIKLIEQDKEKCFNLADELPDTMIINGDGRDIDLLKEEGIDRMDAVIAVTGNSETNIISCLVAKNNGVAKTIAAVENMDYIHLSQNIGVDTLINKKLIAANFIFRYIRKGQVINLTSIHGVDAEILEFEVQPNSKILEHELRNIDFPKTAIIGGVIRKGIGHTVRGSFHFQPKDRVVVLSRSECIHTVEGFFK; via the coding sequence ATGAGAATTATCATTGCTGGTGCCGGGGATTTGGGGTTTCACCTTGCCAGACTTCTGGCGTATGAGGAACAAGACATCATACTCATAGATCAGGATAACGCTGTTCTGGAGCATGCCTCCAATCATCTGGATGTGCACACGATTCGAGGCAGCAGTACATCAATAAGTATACTGGAAGAGGCCAATGTGTCCAAGGCTGACCTGTTGATCGCGGTGACTTCCATAGAAGAGACCAACCTGACCACAGCCATTATTGGTAAGGCTCTTGGAGCCAAGCGTACTGTGGCGCGCATCTCCAATATCGAGTTTTTGCATCAGCGTGAAAAGCTGGACCTAAAGACCATTGGAATCGACGAAATTATCTCCCCCGAATCGCTGGCAGCCAAGGAGATTAAAAGGTTGCTTAAGCAATCGGCCCTTACCGACACCTTCGAGTTTGAGAAGGGAATGCTCTCCCTCATCGGAATCACAGTAGATGAGAAGTCCGAACTCCTGGACAAGACCCTTACCGAAACAGCCTACCTCAATCCTGATCATAATTTCACTACGGTGGCAATTTTGAGAGAAAATCAGACCATCATACCGCACGGCGAAAATAAATTTCAGATCAATGATCACGCTTATTTCATTACCGAGCCCAGTGGTACAGACCGGGTGATGGCGCTGGCCGGAAAAGAGCAGATCGAGATCAAAAACATTATGATTTTGGGAGGCAGTAAAGTAGGAATCAATACCGCCAAACAACTCAGTAAAAAATACAACATCAAGCTGATAGAGCAGGATAAGGAAAAGTGCTTCAACCTGGCTGATGAGCTGCCCGATACCATGATCATCAATGGCGATGGTCGGGATATTGATTTGCTTAAGGAAGAAGGGATTGACCGGATGGATGCCGTGATAGCGGTGACTGGAAACTCCGAAACCAACATCATCTCCTGCCTGGTGGCAAAAAACAATGGGGTAGCCAAGACCATTGCAGCAGTGGAAAACATGGACTATATCCATCTCTCTCAAAATATTGGCGTGGACACCCTGATCAACAAGAAACTCATTGCTGCGAATTTCATTTTCAGGTATATCAGAAAGGGCCAGGTGATCAACCTGACGAGTATTCACGGGGTGGATGCCGAAATTCTGGAGTTTGAAGTACAGCCAAATTCCAAAATACTGGAACATGAGCTTCGAAACATTGACTTTCCGAAAACGGCCATTATTGGTGGCGTAATCAGAAAAGGAATAGGACATACGGTTCGCGGAAGTTTTCACTTTCAGCCTAAAGATCGGGTGGTGGTATTGTCCAGGTCCGAGTGTATTCATACTGTAGAGGGATTCTTCAAATAG